The genomic region CTATACTTCATCCATGGCCCCAAAACCAACCTGAAAAATTCAGCCGGCACTTCGTAATGCTGCTCGTTGGCTTCCTGCGTCCCAATGGCAATGGGGCTTTGTTTTAACTCTTCAATCAGCAGGTTCATTTTCTCCTGTTGAGATTCCCCTGATTCACACTTTTCTATGTGAAGCCTGTTTCTTAGCATTTTTCGGATCGCCAGCCTTATAAAAACATCAGGTATTAGTTCATTTTTCAAAAGGTATTCAATCATTTTTGCGGGTATTTAGCGGTGCTAAGGTAAATAATGTTGTGAAATAGTCGCCGGGCTGCTTCCAACCTTAAAGCTTATATTTTGAACCAAAGCAACAACCATTTTGTTGTTTCATAAAATCCATGATTATGATTTTAAGATTCAGAAAGTTACTATTCAGCCTCCTATTCATTCTACTCATAAGTCCGTCATTCTCACAAATCCCCGTAATGAATTTCAGCCAGTTGGAACCACTGCTGCACAAGTCAAACGACACCACGTATGTGATCAATTTCTGGGCTACCTGGTGTAAGCCATGTGTTGACGAATTGCCGGCATTTGAGGAGTTGAACCGGAAATACAGCAACAAACCGGTGAAGGTGTTGCTTGTCAGTATGGATTTTGTCCGAAACCTCGAAAGCCGGGTGATCCCCTTTATTGCGGACAACAACCTGAAATCGGATATTATCCTGCTGAACGACCCCAAGAGCCACCAATGGATCGATAAAGTGAGCCCGGAGTGGTCGGGATCAATTCCTGCAACATTGATCTACAACAGGAGCAAACGCAGTTTTTATGAGCGGACTTTTCATTTCGACAAGCTTGAATCTGAGTTAAAACTGCATCTCTGATTTGAACCAAAGCATCGCTTCTGCGTTTTTAAGTCGTTGCTTTTTTATTGAATGAACGTTCTTTTCTTTACATAAAACTACAAATCAATTATTTAACTTAAATTTTATCAACATGAAAAATGTGTTTTTAACTTTATTGGTCGCTTTTCTATTTTCAACCTCAACCATGGCCGATGGATTGAAATCCGGTGATGCCGCTCCCGGATTTAAACTGCAAAATGTAGATGGCACTTACGTTTCACTTGATGATTATAAAGATCAGAAGGGCGTTGTCGTCATTTTTACCTGTAATCATTGCCCCTATGCTATTGCATACGAAGACCGCATCATTGGAATTCACAACAAGTTTGCTGAAAGAGGCTACCCGGTTGTTGCCATCAATCCCAATGACCCAGAGGTTCAACCGCAGGATTCTTTTGACCTGATGCAGCTGAGGGCTGAAGAGAAACAATTTCCGTTTCCCTATCTTTTTGACGAGGGACAAAAGGTTTATCCAACCTACGGTGCAACACGCACTCCCCATGTCTACCTGCTGAGCAATACTGATGAAGGGTTCAAAGTGGCTTACATTGGCGCTATTGACGATAATTACCAGGAAGCGGATAAAGTAGAAGAAAAATTTCTGGAAAACGCCATCATTGCACTGATGGAAGGCAGAACCCCGGAAACTTCTGAAACCAAAGCCATTGGTTGCACCATCAAAGCGAAGAAGAACTAAATTTGGAACAGTGATTCGTTTGAAACAGAGCCGGAGCGATACCTGAAATGTAGTTCCGGCTTTTTAATACCGTTTTTTTTTAACAGAGGATAAGCAACCCACACAGTCGTTTAGCCGTCTGTTTAAGCAAAACAAAAGCAATTAAATTCATCAATAATCGTTTTGCAACTTAATATTCATTTACTTCATACAGCTGTGAACCGTAATACCCTACTTCATCTTACAACAATCTTAATCCTGATCCTATCAGCGCTACCCTCGTTTGGGCAGAATGGCGGTAATGCTGTTTACAAATTCCTGAATCTTACGAGCTCGGCCAGGTCAGCAGCTTTGGGTGGTAACTTCATGGCGGTGAAAGACGGGGATTTGTCACAGGCACTTTTCAACCCTTCAGTGATTTCACCGGAAATGGATAATCAACTGTCGATGAGCTTTGTGGATTATTTTGCCGGGGTGAATTACGGTTTTGCCAGCTATGCCAACTCTTTCGAAAAAATTGGCTCCTATGCAGCCACCATCCAGTATCTCAGCTATGGTGATTTTACCTATGCCGACCAAACCGGGCAAACAGCCGGTACTTTTAAAGCCAGCGAATTGGCCCTCAACTTTGGATGGGGTCGTCAGTTAGATTCTCTTTTTACGATTGGTGCAAATATGAAATTCATTTACTCCGGTTTTGAAGATTACCAAAGCTACGGGCTTGCGGTGGATGTGGCCGGTAGTTATGTAAACCCTGAGCACCGGCTGATTGTGTCCCTGATTGCGCGAAACATTGGTACACAACTGAAACCCTATGTTTCAGGAAACACCGAAACCCTCCCGCTCGAGATCAATTTAGGAATGTCGCAACGATTAAAACATTTGCCGTTCCGTTATTCTATCCTGCTCACCAATCTTCAAAAATGGGATTTATCCTACGACGATCCAAATGATCCCGACAACAAAGTTGACCCGATCACCGGAGAAGTTATTGAAGCCGATGGCGTTAGTGAGTTTCTGGACAATGCTATGCGCCATGTAGTGATCGGCGGTGAATTTCTGCCCACAAAAAATTTCACGATAAGATTTGGGTACAACTACCAGCGCCGCCAGGAACTTGGCGTTACCAACAAAATGGGCACAGTTGGCTTTTCCTGGGGTATCGGGCTTCGTATCTCTAAATTTAAACTCGACTACTCAAGAGCTACCTACCACCTGAACGGATCGCCCAACTATTTCACCATCAGCACCAACCTGTCGGAATTATTTTGATTCCTGCATTGTTCTTCATTATTGAGGTAATAGTACATATCAAGCAAAACATTTTTTTTGATCTCATCAACAACAATACGTAAACCTCATTGGCCTGATTCTTAGTGATAAAATTTCACCTCCTGGTAAACATAATACTTTAAATACCTGTTAATTAACAAATATTAATAAGGTTAGAACCCAACAGGCTGACTCTATTTCGTAGTTTTGCAGTCCTAATCATTCACTTTAATGTTATGCCTCACTACCACAAACTGGGAAAAATACCCCATAAACGTCATACTCAATTTCGTAAACCGGACGGCGCCCTGTATGCCGAGCAACTGGTTTCAACTGAAGGATTTTCTGACACTTACTCCCTTGTTTATCATCACCATCCGCCTACGAAAGTTTTCAAAATTGACGAGCCTTATTCAGTAGCGCCAAAAGTGGCCATCGGCAAAAATCTTCAGCACCGAAGTTTCCTTGGCTTCAGTATTAAACCAGAAAAGGATTACCTCGAAAGCAGGAAATACGTGTTGGTCAATGACGATGTTTATATCAGTCTCGCTGCACCGCAGGATTCGATGAAAAGTTACTATTTCAGGAACTCAGGTTTGCATGAGATGATTTTTGTGCATCAGGGCGAAGGTACCTTGAAAACCATGTACGGCAACATTCCTTTCGGTTATGGCGATCACCTGGTTATTCCGCGCGGGATTACTTACCAGATGGATTTCAGGACTACTGAAAACAGGCTTTTCATCGTCGAATCGGTTCATCCTTTCAGATTTCCTAAGCGTTACATGAACAAAGCCGGCCAGCTGCTCGAGCATTCCCCATTTTGTGAACGCGACATCCGCAAGCCGGGAACGCTTGAAACACATGATGAACATGGCGATTTCCTGGTAAAAATCAAGCGTGATGATATGATTTTCCCCTATCATTACGCTACGCACCCATTTGATGCCGTGGGATGGGATGGCTATCACTTTCCTTACGCATTGTCCATCCACGACTTCGAGCCGATTACCGGCAGGGTGCATCAGCCTCCACCTGTTCATCAAACTTTTGAAACGCCGGCGTTTGTCACTTGTGCATTCGTTCCACGGCTGTATGATTACCATCCTGAAGCTATTCCGGCGCCTTACAATCACAGCAATGTAGATTCCGATGAAGTGCTTTATTATGTTGACGGTGATTTTATGAGCCGCAAGCACGTGGAAAAAGGAATGATCTCATTACACCCGACAGGGATCCCTCACGGACCGCACCCCGGAGCCGTAGAGAAAAGTATCGGAAAAAAAGAAACCGGCGAACTGGCTGTTATGGTTGACACCTTTAAGCCATTAAAAATCACTGAGGAAGCGCTAAATATCGAAGACCCTGATTATTACAAAAGCTGGATGGAAGGAGACACCGGCTACCCATTAATCTATTGATATCAAATTAATTACCAAAACCATTTAAACCAGAAATTACTCCAAAGGAGTCCTGCGGACAAAATACAATTAACAAACTTCGAATAAAGCTCTCCATAGGAGTCCTTTGGACAATGTACAAAGAATCAAAAATTCAAACAGGGAATGCGGCTATTGATTTAGAGTGGTTTCGTTTTTGAATTTTATAATTTTGTATTTATTTGTCATTTGCCATTTGTCATTTGATAATTCTACAAAAAAAACAAGAAATTATTAATTAAGTTACTAATAATCATGAGTAAAGACAATCTTACCGACTTTCTTCCCATCAATGGGACGGATTACGTGGAGTTTTATGTTGGAAATGCCAAGCAGGCTGCACATTATTACCAGGCTGCGTTTGGCTTTCAGCCACTGGCCTACGCCGGATTGGAAACAGGATTGAAGGATCGCGCGTCGTATGTGCTGAAGCAGGATAAGATCAGGTTTGTGTTTACCACTGCCTTGTATCCCCACAGCGACATCGCAGATCATGTGAAAAAGCATGGCGACGGGGTCAAGGTGGTTGCCCTTTGGGTGGATGATGCCCGTAAATCGTTTGAAGAAACGGTTAAACGCGGAGCCAAACCTTACTTTGAACCGAGGGTTGAAAGTGATAATCATGGCGAGGTGGTCAGGTCAGGCATTTACACCTACGGCGATACCGTTCACATTTTCGTTGAACGGAAAAATTATAAAGGACCGTTTCTTCCCGGGTATGAAAAATGGGAACCGCTGTATCGCCCCGATTCAGTCGGATTGAAATATGTTGACCACATGGTGGGTAATGTGGGCTGGGGTGAAATGAACACCTGGGTTGATTTTTATGCAAATGTGATGGGATTCAAACAGATCATATCGTTTGACGACAAAGATATTTCGACCGAATACACCGCGTTGATGAGCAAGGTGATGTCCAACGGAAACGAGCGGATCAAGTTTCCGATCAACGAACCGGCTGAAGGTAAGAAAAAGTCTCAGATTGAAGAATATATTGACTTTTACCAGGGACCAGGGGTTCAACATGTAGCAATGGCCACTGACAATATTATCGAAACCGTTACCAATTTGCGCAACCGCGGCGTTGAGTTCCTTACAATTCCCACTACTTATTATGATACACTGCTTGGAAGGGTAGGTCATATTGACGAAGAACTCAAACAGTTAAAAGAACTGGGTATCCTGGTTGATCGCGACGATGAAGGCTATCTGCTGCAAATTTTCACCAAACCGGTCGAAGATCGTCCAACGGTTTTTTATGAAATCATCCAGCGTAAAGGCGCCCGTTCATTCGGAAAAGGAAATTTCAAAGCGCTTTTTGAATCGATCGAGTTGGAGCAGGCTCGTCGTGGAACCTTGTAATAAGTAATCTTCATGCGGTATTGATGAATTTGTTTTTAAAATATCAACCAAAATTATAAATGATTAATCCTAACGACCCATCGCTTAAGTCCTGGCTTTTTTATGACCGGAAAAGTGATTTCCCGATTCAAAATCTGCCATTCGGGATCTTTAAACCAAAGAACAGAACCAACCCCAGGGCTGGCACACGTATTGGCAGCACAGTGATTGATCTGGCGTTACTTGCCGAAAGAGGATATCTTGCCGACTCTGGAATTAAAAACAGGGAGGTGTTTGACAAACCCTTTCTGAACGATTTCATTGCTTTGGGTCCGCCGGTATGGACTGCTGTTCGGAATAAGTTATCAGAGATTTTCAATGCCGAAAATGAAGAGTTTTGGAATACCGAAGATTTCCGCGAAAATCTCCTTTACAAGGCGCATGAGGTCGAAATGTTGATGCCCGTCCAGGTGGGCGATTACACCGACTTCTACTCCAGCATCGAACATGCCACCAATGTAGGGAAAATGTTTCGCGACCCGGACAATGCACTGCTGCCCAACTGGAAGCACATTCCTGTAGGATATCACGGCAGGGCGTCATCCATAGTGGTTTCCGGTACAAACATCCACCGGCCGGTCGGGCAGACAAAAGCTGACGACAGCGAATTTCCGGATTTCGGGCCATCACGTTTGGTCGATTTTGAACTGGAGCTGGCTTTCATCACAGGGAAGTCAACACAGCTTGGCGAGCGGATACCCATCGAACAGGCGGAGGATTACATCTTTGGGCTGGTATTGTTTAATGACCTCTCAGCGCGCGACATCCAAAAATGGGAGTACGTGCCGCTGGGTCCTTTCTTATCCAAAAATTTCGGTTCGGTGATTTCACCGTGGATTGTCACACTGGATGCCTTAAAACCATTCAGGGTGGAAGGCCCGGCGCAGGATCCTCCTCCCCTGCCCTACCTGAAATACATCGGCGAAGGAAACTTTGACATCAGCCTTGAAGTTTTTATTCAACCGGAAGAGAGCGATCCTTTTAAAATATGCCACTCCAATTTTAAACACATGTACTGGAACATGTTTCAGCAATTGGCCCACCAAACGGTTTCCGGTTGTAACATCAACGTGGGTGATATCTATGCTTCCGGCACGATCAGCGGGCCAACACCAGATTCTTTCGGCTCGATGCTCGAACTCACCTGGCGCGGAACAAAACCAATTGTAATGCCTGATGGTACTGTGCGAAAGTTTATCAACGACAACGACACCATCATCATGAGAGGCGCTGCAGAAAAGGACGGCGTCAGGATTGGCTTTGGAGAGTGCAGAGCGAAGATTTTGCCCTCAAAAGAATAAGAAAATAACTAAAAGCAAGACTAATTGCTTATTTTTGTAAAAACATTTTGCAATGGAAAGTCTGATTATCAATAGCCATAAGATCCAGGATATTTCACAAAAGATTGTTGATCATATCAAACCAGAAAAGATCATTCTTTTTGGATCATATGCTAAAGGTAATCCTGATGATAATAGCGATTTGGATTTGATCATCGTTAACAATACTACATTACCAAAACACCAGAGAGGAATTGAAATCAGGAGATTGTTCTACAGGCAACTGATTCCAATGGATATCAAGGTCTACACGCCAGATGAATTTGATAATGAACGAAAAAGTCCCTTTTCATTTTTGTTTGAGGCATTAAAAAACAGTCAGGTTTTGTATGAACGACAATCTTAAAATCATCAAACTTTGGATCGAAAAGGCAGATCATGACTTGGGTACAGCCGAATTAACTCAAAAACACATTCCCGTTTTCAGGGATACTATTGCATTCCACTGTCAACAGGCTGTGGAAAAATATTGCAAAGCATACCTTATTTTTAACAATATTCAACCCAAAAGAACACATGACCTTGTGCTGCTTCTTGGAATGATTTCAACCTTCGAATCCGTATCAGATGATCTTTTTGATCTAATAGCGGAGTTACAGGACTATGCAGTTGAAGTTCGATACCCTGACACTATTATTGAGCTCACTGATGATGATATTAGTAAAGCTATTGAAATTACCAGAGTATTTCGAAACCTTTTTTTATCGAAAATATCTGGTTATATTAGTCCTGAAGAGCATAAATAAATCTTTAAATCACCAATTATTATGATTTCAAAAACCCTGGATCCATTTCAAATTCCAATTTCTCAACTTCACAAGTTGTTGCTCGCATCCATCGCACCGCGCCCCATCGCATTTGTGAGCACCGTTGACAGCCAGGGGAATCCCAACCTTTCCCCGTTTAGTTTTTTCAACGCATTCGGAGTTAATCCCTCAACGCTGATCTTTTCACCCTCACGCCGTGGAAGGGACAATACCACCAAACACACTTACCAAAACATCAAAGAAGTTCCCGAAGCCGTGATCAACGTTGTGAACTATGACATGGTACACCAGGCAAGTTTAGCCAGCACCGAGTACCCCAGGGGGGTCAACGAATTTGTCAAGGCGGGATTCACAGCAGTGCCATCGGAAAAAATAAAACCTCCCAGGGTAAAGGAATCACCGGTACAATTTGAGTGCAAAGTGCGTCAGGTCATCGAAACCGGAGACGGAGGAGGTGCTGCCAACCTGGTGATTTGCGAGATTTTGATGATCCACGTAAATGAAGAAATTCTGGATGAAAACGGGCTGCCTGATCCCAATAAAATTCAGCTCGTTGGCCGTCATGCCGGCGATTATTATGTGAAAGCCTTTGGTAAAAGTTTGTTTAATGTCGAAAAACCACTAACAAGAATAGGAATCGGAGTTGACCGGTTACCTGAAAATGTGCGGCTTAGCAGCATACTCACCGGAAATCATCTCGGGCAACTGGGTAACCTGGAGAAGTTGCCTGATGAAGCCGATTTGCAACGCATTAAGACTGATCCACTTGTTACCATTCTTTTTGATGAACTGGCCGATGATCCGGAAACCCTCGGTGAAGAAATTCATTTGCTTGCCAAAGACTGGATTGACCAGGGCAGGGTGTTGGATGCCCTCTGCGCTCTAATGCTGACCAAATGACAATGAAAACCTACGATTTTATCATCGCAGGAGGAGGCGCCTCCGGGCTGAGCCTTGCCTACTACCTGAGCCTCTCGTCACTCAGTAATAGTAATGTACTGATCATTGATAAAGACAGGAAAAATAAAAATGACCGTACATGGGGTTTTTGGACCAATCAAAAAACAGCCTTCGATCCCATTGTTCACCTGAAGTTCGATAAATTGGAATTCCACAGCAGCACTTTCAGCAAATCATTTGACCTGGCTGATTACCGTTACAATGTTATTCGTGGTATCGATTTTTACCAAATGATCAAAAACCACCTTGTCGATTTTCCGAACGTTGAATTTCTGAATGCCTCCATCACCGGTTTCCAGGAAGAAACCGAAGGGGCAATTGTACATACAGATTTGGGAAATTTCAAAGCTAAATGGGTGTTCAGCAGCATTTTCGATGAAAAGGAAATTGTTGAAGCAGCAAAATCCAAACTTTATCTGCGTCAACATTTCAAAGGGTGGTTTGTCCGGTCGGATAAACCGGTTTTCGATACAAATACTTTCCGGATGTTCGATTTCAGAACTCCCCAGCACGGATTGATGCGCTTTTTCTATGTCATTCCCTCCTCTCCCACTGAGGCGCTGGTTGAATATACGCTCTTTTCGGAGCACCTGCTCGAGAAACCTCTCTATGATGAAGCCATCAGGCATTATCTTGCTGATGTGCTGAACATCACCAATTACACCATCCAGGAGGAAGAATTTGGTGTGATTCCCATGACCAACTATGTTTTTCCGGTGACCAGGGGGAAACATATTGTGCAGATCGGCTCAGCTGGTGGCAGCTCAAAGCCCTCTTCAGGTTATACTTTTTTGCGGATCCTTAAACACACCCAAAAGATCGCACAGGCATTGGAAGAAGGCAGGTCGCCGGTTATCAGCGCCAACTCAAGCTCAAGGTACCGCTTCTTCGATTCGGTGCTGCTCAACATTCTGAAAAACGAGGGTTACCGCAGCGAACGGATTTTCACCATCCTCTTCAAAAACAACACGATCCGGCACATTTTTAACTTCCTTGATGAGGAAGGAGGCCTGGCTAATGATCTGAAAATTATCACTTCTCTCCCACCCTGGCCTTTTTTAAAATCAACGGTTGATATCATCAGGTGCCAAAAGATTTAAAAATGTTATGATCTTTAACATGTTATGTAAGTAACCATATTTACATACCGGACAAATTGCGATGAACTTTGCCTGGAGAGGCGAAGAAAAATGAGTTTGAGCAAAACCGATTCTTAGTTGTTTATCTGGTAAATCCTGAACATCGCTTTCATGGTTTTTAGATTTCAGGGCAACCAATACTTTTAACAATCATAAATACCATCTTTCAGCAGTTAAAAAAACTACAATGATTGCCGGTTTTAGCAGAAAAATTAATCTATTTTTGTACTTCAAATAATCATTAAAACAATTTAAACATGGAAAAAGGTAAAGATCATAACAAAGAAACTGGTTACCAGGTGAATAGTGAAAGTAAATGTCCGGTTACCGGGGCAAGTTTAAAGCACACTGCAGGCGGAGGCACACGTAACCGCGACTGGTGGCCGAATCAATTAAACCTGAATATTCTTCGTCAGCATTCGTCCTTATCCAACCCTATGGGTGAGGAATTTAACTATGCTGAAGAGTTTAAGCGCCTTGACCTGGCAGCTGTTAAGAAAGACATCTACGATCTGATGACCCATTCCCAGGACTGGTGGCCGGCTGATTACGGACATTATGGACCGTTCTTCATCCGAATGGCATGGCACAGTGCGGGCACTTACCGCATTCACGACGGCCGGGGTGGCGGAGGTTCAGGAAGCCAGCGTTTTGCACCACTCAACAGCTGGCCCGACAATGCGAACCTCGACAAAGCGCGCCTGCTGTTATGGCCAATCAAAAAGAAATACGGCAGGAAACTCTCATGGGCCGACCTGATGATTCTTGCAGGAAACTGCGCCCTCGAGTCAATGGGATTCAAGACTTTCGGTTTTGGTGGAGGACGTGAGGATATTTGGGAACCTGAGGAAGATGTTTATTGGGGTTCGGAAAGCGAATGGCTGGGCGACAAACGGTACGAAGGCGACCGCGAGCTTGAAAATCCTCTTGCTGCCGTGCAGATGGGATTAATCTATGTGAACCCGGAAGGACCCAACGGAAATCCTGATCCGCTGCTCGCTGCCAAAGACATCCGTGAAACCTTCGCCCGGATGGCTATGAACGACGAAGAAACCGTAGCATTAATCGCCGGTGGACATACTTTTGGAAAAACACACGGCGCCGCCGACCCGGGCAAGTATGTTGGACGTGAGCCTGCGGCTGCTTCCATCGAAGAGCAAAACCTGGGATGGAAAAACACCTTCGGAAAAGGCAATGCCGAGCACACCATCACCAGTGGCCTCGAAGGCGCCTGGACAAAAACCCCGATTAAATGGAGCAACAACTTTTTTGAAAATCTCTTCGATTACGAGTGGGAATTGACAAAAAGCCCTGCCGGCGCCAATCAGTGGAAACCCAAAGGACAGGCCGGCGCAAACAGCGTCCCCGATGCACACTTGCCGGAAAAGCGTCACCAGCCTATGATGTTGACCACCGACCTGGCTCTGCGGTTTGACCCGGCCTACGAAAAAATATCAAGACGTTTTTATGAGCATCCGGACGAATTTGCCGATGCTTTTGCCCGTGCATGGTTTAAGCTGACTCACCGCGACATGGGACCGCGCGCCCGCTATCTTGGACCGGAAGTGCCTGCTGAAGAACTGATCTGGCAAGACCCTGTTCCAGCCGTCACAAACAAGTTAGTTGATGAAAATGATATCGCTGCGTTGAAAAGCAAAGTCCTTGATTCCGGACTAACCATCTCACAACTGGTTTCAACAGCATGGGCTTCGGCTTCAACCTTCCGCGGTTCCGATAAACGCGGTGGAGCGAATGGCGCCCGAATACGACTTGAACCGCAGAAAAACTGGGAAGTCAACAACCCGTCTCAATTAGCAAAAGTGTTGAAAGTACTCGAAGACATCCAAAAAGCCTTCAACGATGCTCAGGCTGGTGGAAAAATGGTGTCACTCGCCGACCTGATTGTGCTGGCAGGTTGTGCCGGAGTAGAAAAAGCTGCAAAAAATGCTGGTTTTGACATTAAAGTGCCATTTACTCCAGGTCGCACCGATACTACACAGGAACTGACAGATGTGGAATCATTTGCCGTTCTCGAGCCCGTTGCTGATGGCTTCCGTAATTACAAAAAAAACCAGTCCTGGTTTAAAGCCTCAACCGAAGAAATGCTTGTTGACAAGTCGCAACTGTTGACGTTGACCGCCCCTGAAATGACCGCGCTCATCGGTGGAATGCGTGTGCTGAATACCAACTTCGATCATTCAGAACACGGGGTCTTCACTACGAATCCTGAATCGCTCACCAATGACTTCTTTGCCAACCTGCTCGATAGTCATACTACATGGAAACCGACGTCGGAGACCGGCGAACTATTCGAAGGTCGTGACCGCAATACCGGCGTCTTAAAATGGACTGCCACCCGCGTTGATCTGCTTTTTGGTTCTAACTCCGAGTTACGCGCCCTGGCTGAAGTGTATGCATGTGAGGACGGTAAAAAGAAGTTCGTGGACGACTTTGCAGCCGCATGGAACAAGGTGATGAATCTCGATCGTTTCGATCTGAAATAGCATCATTAGCTGAATATTTTGATTTTGAAAAGGTGGCCTTGAAATGGGCCACTTTTTTTTATAGCAATCTAATTAGTCTCTGCCAGAAAACTATTAAAGTTGAAAATCATTGTTTACCCCAACCCTCCCGACTTTGTCGGGATAAATTCCGGGAGCAATGATTTTCAACGATTTACTCCCTTTTCCCGAAGGGATCCCTATGGGAAGGGCGGGGTAAATAAATCGTTGAAAATCAAATTTATGGAGTTTTCTGGCAGAGACTAATTACCTTCTCAGGATATTACATCTTCATCTGTCTGACGATTACTAATTAGTTCCAATAAAAAGCGATTAATGTTGCAAATCTAATTTAATGGGTTTTCTTGACGGCACAATTTACTTCAACCCAAACAGAATTGGGATGCCAAAAACCACAAAGATTGTCCACAAAGCATAAACAGGCAAATAACCGGAAATGGTGAGTTCAACCTTTTTAACCTCTTTACCGCTGAAATTTACCCGGAATAAATCTACCATGATCAATACCAGGTTACCGAAGATCAGCAGGTTTGAGCCAAGTACCGCGGTCCTGTTGGGAGTAAATCCATATTCTCCCAACCTGTAAACAATGGCAGACAGCGCCACCAGGTCAATGATTAATGTTATGGCGGTCAGCGCCAAAAGTGTTATTTCGTTAAAGCGTTGTCTTTTTTGCACCGATAT from Bacteroidales bacterium harbors:
- a CDS encoding flavin reductase family protein, which encodes MISKTLDPFQIPISQLHKLLLASIAPRPIAFVSTVDSQGNPNLSPFSFFNAFGVNPSTLIFSPSRRGRDNTTKHTYQNIKEVPEAVINVVNYDMVHQASLASTEYPRGVNEFVKAGFTAVPSEKIKPPRVKESPVQFECKVRQVIETGDGGGAANLVICEILMIHVNEEILDENGLPDPNKIQLVGRHAGDYYVKAFGKSLFNVEKPLTRIGIGVDRLPENVRLSSILTGNHLGQLGNLEKLPDEADLQRIKTDPLVTILFDELADDPETLGEEIHLLAKDWIDQGRVLDALCALMLTK
- a CDS encoding lycopene cyclase, producing the protein MKTYDFIIAGGGASGLSLAYYLSLSSLSNSNVLIIDKDRKNKNDRTWGFWTNQKTAFDPIVHLKFDKLEFHSSTFSKSFDLADYRYNVIRGIDFYQMIKNHLVDFPNVEFLNASITGFQEETEGAIVHTDLGNFKAKWVFSSIFDEKEIVEAAKSKLYLRQHFKGWFVRSDKPVFDTNTFRMFDFRTPQHGLMRFFYVIPSSPTEALVEYTLFSEHLLEKPLYDEAIRHYLADVLNITNYTIQEEEFGVIPMTNYVFPVTRGKHIVQIGSAGGSSKPSSGYTFLRILKHTQKIAQALEEGRSPVISANSSSRYRFFDSVLLNILKNEGYRSERIFTILFKNNTIRHIFNFLDEEGGLANDLKIITSLPPWPFLKSTVDIIRCQKI
- the katG gene encoding catalase/peroxidase HPI, whose protein sequence is MEKGKDHNKETGYQVNSESKCPVTGASLKHTAGGGTRNRDWWPNQLNLNILRQHSSLSNPMGEEFNYAEEFKRLDLAAVKKDIYDLMTHSQDWWPADYGHYGPFFIRMAWHSAGTYRIHDGRGGGGSGSQRFAPLNSWPDNANLDKARLLLWPIKKKYGRKLSWADLMILAGNCALESMGFKTFGFGGGREDIWEPEEDVYWGSESEWLGDKRYEGDRELENPLAAVQMGLIYVNPEGPNGNPDPLLAAKDIRETFARMAMNDEETVALIAGGHTFGKTHGAADPGKYVGREPAAASIEEQNLGWKNTFGKGNAEHTITSGLEGAWTKTPIKWSNNFFENLFDYEWELTKSPAGANQWKPKGQAGANSVPDAHLPEKRHQPMMLTTDLALRFDPAYEKISRRFYEHPDEFADAFARAWFKLTHRDMGPRARYLGPEVPAEELIWQDPVPAVTNKLVDENDIAALKSKVLDSGLTISQLVSTAWASASTFRGSDKRGGANGARIRLEPQKNWEVNNPSQLAKVLKVLEDIQKAFNDAQAGGKMVSLADLIVLAGCAGVEKAAKNAGFDIKVPFTPGRTDTTQELTDVESFAVLEPVADGFRNYKKNQSWFKASTEEMLVDKSQLLTLTAPEMTALIGGMRVLNTNFDHSEHGVFTTNPESLTNDFFANLLDSHTTWKPTSETGELFEGRDRNTGVLKWTATRVDLLFGSNSELRALAEVYACEDGKKKFVDDFAAAWNKVMNLDRFDLK